A genome region from Euphorbia lathyris chromosome 4, ddEupLath1.1, whole genome shotgun sequence includes the following:
- the LOC136225646 gene encoding probable cinnamyl alcohol dehydrogenase 1, translated as MRSVGGDDVSLKITHCGICYADVIWSRNMHENSKYPMVPRHEIVGLVQVGSNVSHFKVGDHVGVGAYVSSCGDCEYCNDREEYNCIKVPVLTFNARFLYCSKNLPKYRVGSYRVCK; from the exons ATGAG GTCTGTTGGTGGAGATGATGTTTCACTGAAAATTACACATTGTGGAATATGCTATGCTGATGTTATTTGGAGTAGGAATATGCACGAAAATTCAAAGTATCCCATGGTGCCAAG GCATGAAATTGTTGGACTCGTACAAGTTGGTTCAAATGTTAGCCACTTCAAGGTCGGTGACCATGTTGGAGTAGGCGCTTATGTTAGCTCATGTGGAGATTGTGAGTATTGTAATGATAGGGAAGAATATAATTGCATAAAAGTGCCAGTTCTGACCTTTAATGCTAGATTTCTGTACTGCTCAAAAAATTTACCCAAATATAGAGTTGGTTCCTATAGAGTATGCAAATGA